A region of the Mytilus edulis chromosome 11, xbMytEdul2.2, whole genome shotgun sequence genome:
GTATATGTTATGcctactgacgttgtttatcatccgAACAACGTGTTATAtagttttttcatttgtctttgttatataaatatgACGTTTACCGTTTggccatttgacgtggctctgtttTATaaatcccgtcaatgtgtttgtattatctttcatttttactggtgttttttgtatatgcgactttttgtgttccttcggttcttataacgtgactatGTACTTTAAAAGATTCCCTCATtatgtttttgttctattatatgtcattatgttattgttttatcataaatttgaaaatgctttgaACGATAAACGACATaaattgataattattttattcgCGTTATGGTATTAACGACAACGATATTTTACTCTCGTTATGGTATTAACGACAAAATTATGTTATTGCGTTAATGTATTAACTATATGTGGATTCTTTAAAATTAAAGAACTTGTTGACACTTTCAAATcttggtctatttctgaaattaattctaacataacttttcattttgtaaccaccattcccaatgtgaaattataattgtttgaatttacattgaacgacaaaatttcctcCAATGTGACGTTTCAGTTTCTGATGTAAGACACGCGAAGTAAtggatgttttttttcaatttgatagatgcttttgtgctttgttgtaaatgaatgtttgttttataattgtaacacagtgatgactgctgtacctatattttgacttttaattATCATGTCTGCTTAtctaattttgtcgttcaatggtcctcaatgctcttcaacttcgtactttatttggcatttttaactttttgggattcgtgcgtcactgatgagtcttttgtagacgaaacgcacgtctggcgtatattctaaatttagtcttggtatctatgatgagttaatttgttCACGCATCGTAGTAATTATAACGCAATTTGGTGCAACCGTAATATGAGTGAGAGGTTAAGCGTTTTAAAACCAGgctcaatccatcattttctacatttgaaaatgcctgtaacaagtcaggaatatgacagttgctgtccagtcgtttgatgtgttttgtcatttgattttgctatttgaatagGGAAtttacgattgaattttcctcggagttcagtatttttgtgattttacttttttcaatggACAAGTCGAGTTGCTCCTTACCATAAAAtgcttaaaataaacaatttttttttgggaaaatcGGCTTAAACTAAATTTAAATTGGTTAATCTATTTCATTAAAGATCTTCCTTTTGAGTGAAATTATTTAACATATGATTATAAAATTGTCAAAGGTTAAAAGGCGTAAAACAGTGATAAAAATCTTTTAGATAAATATGTTGTGTATTATTGTGAATATGAATGTACCTGTCTGGACATAATGCATGATCCTCCCATAATcttgatactacatgtatatatacatctTACAGATATATCTTTAGGCATTTATAGCTGTTACGTTTTACTGAAgacagtttttttcttttctttcagacATAAAAAATATTAGGTCATGGCCTTATCAGTCAAGCACGTTTGTACAATTTGCCATAAAAATAGAATTTCCAAAAGAGCAGTCACGTGGTGTATAGAATGTGAGGTTTTGTTTTGTGAAGACTGCCAAAAAACTCACAGCAAGAAAAGACTGTCAGACAACCATAAAACCATGTCATCTGAAGATTACCATAATTTACCTGCATTCATGCAAGAAAGCGGCAGTAAATGCAGAGACCACGAAAAGAAGTATGAACTTTATTGTTCTTTCCATGCCTGTCCTTGCTGTGTCCAGTGCATCACCGATGAACATCAGAAATGTCAAGACCTAAAACCCTTGTCTGTTATCTTAAAACAAGTCAAATCATCTGCCTCTGTTCAACTTTATGAAAAAGATTTGAAGGATGTGAAGGAAAACTTAGAGACAGCCATAAATTACCTGAAAACCAGGATCAGTAACATAtatacacagaaaactaaagccGTTGAGGAAATCAGATATACGAGGAAGTCGATCAATGATTACTTAAACAAATTAGAGCAGGAGATACTGAATGACTTAGAGTCTAAACATTCAAACCTGAAATTAAACATGGACTCTCTCGTGCAGCAAATGAAACAGCGAGCTAGTCAGATAAACCAAATGCAGATCCAGTTTACCAAAATAACGCAATATGCAACAGACCTTCAGATTTATATTGGTCTAAGAGAGATTGAGAAAACTACATCACAAACGGTAAAATATATAGAAGATTTAAAAAGTGGAGACCACGTCATTGAAAAGAATCTAGAAGTTAACATTTCATCTGCTCTTCAATCATTTTTACAAGATGTCAAATCTTTTGGAGATATTGTTATCAATACCACCTCTTCTACCCTCGAAATAAATGCTGGAAGAAAAGATCAAGCCCagaattcaattttaaaagttcctgcaatTGAACGAATTGAAGAAATAAAGCCATCCTTTTTAACAAAACTGACAATTCCAAAAGATAAGAACTCTTTACGTATGTTGGCCTGTCGTATATTACCTAATGGTGAATTAATAATACATGATGGGAACAAAAGTCAACTACTGTTGTTCAGTAAAGATGGTATCTTCATCAAAGCAGTAGTTTCATTCATACACTCAACAGTTTCTGCTTGCTTCGTCAGAAAGAATACAGTAGCTGTCACATTAGGACGAGCCTACTTAACAAATCTGGTGGATATTGAAAAGAATGAAGTTATTCAAACAGTCAAACTTTCTCATCAATGTTATGGAGTAGCAAGTGATGGTGAAACTTTGGTCATCAGTAGTAGAGACAGCAAGTGTACTAGAGTGAATCTGAATGACATGTCTCATACAATCATACGAATGATTTTAAACGGAATGGAAAGACTGGCttgtatttcattattccaaGGAAATATTTATGGGACCATTCCATTTAAAAACAAAGTCTGCTGCTATAAAAGTACTGGCGAACCTCTGTGGACATTTCAGCACCAGGACATTGTCAGACCAGTAGGAATTGCATTAGACAAGCATGGCTTTGTTTATGTAGCTTCTCGTGGAAACAACAGTGTTGTGGTAGTATCTCCAGATGGTAAAACCTGTAGGACCATACTATCAGAGGCTGATGGAATCAAACATCCGCGGGCAATAGACATAAACAACGAAACAGAAATGATGATTGTGTCTtgtaaaataagtgaaaatagcAACTATGACACAGCTGgtgtttataaaatttaatactttattCTCTTTTGGTTTTCggaaaaaatatatctgtaataTTCAATGATAACAAGATCATTACAATAAAGcgtgttaatagatataggaagatgcgaTATGAGTGGCAACGAGAAAagtctccattcaagtcacatttcataaaagaaaaccattataggtcaaggtacggtcatCAATACTGAGCATTGCTTCACACCAAACAGCACGATATAAAGAGCccccaaaaattacaagtgtaaaaccattcaaacgtttGTTTAGACTTCATATGATACAAGATTTAGATTTGTTCTCAAATCACATAGCATAACGtatcaaacaacaacaaaaaaacacccagaaaatatcaaaatgtaaaaaaacaagcTTTGGAAGCAGCTTCATTATTTAACCCCATTATAACCAAACAATTTCTATGACAAGGTTATCTCAATAGTTGATTACTtgatgtcgtaactacaatacccttcccttttcacaaatgtgacctaccgaataagactatttaccgaatttgtaaaACATAAGCAAtactagttttctatgttgtgtcttctgtgctattatttgtctgtttgtctttttatttctagccatggcgttgttggTTTATTTTCAATTCATCAGTTTGACTTTCTCTCTAGTATCTTCTGTCCCTACATTTTGAGCTATTAGCATGACAAAGTGGCACATAAAAAGAATAattagttataaaaggtaccaggattataatttaatataccagacgcgcgtttcggctacataagactcatcagtgacgctcagatcaaaatggttataaagccaaacaagtacaaagttgaagagcattgaggacctaaaattccaaaaacattgtgccaaatagggttaaggtaatctattccttatTGTGCCAAATCTAAGCCTAATCTAAAGTCAAATGGTGCTTGCAGGGGGTAAACACATTatgtctaaatttataaatatatatcttaaaagGTTTTTGGTAGACATTTATGTCGCAAAAGAGAAATTTCAAGAATTGCATCGCCTTTCTGACCATCAATTTTAACTGCACGTATCACATGAACTGGACATTTGATGGGATATATGACATTGAGATCAAGGTTGAACAAATTCAGTCAGACTGACATGGCAACcttataattatttaattgagATAATTGACCTTTTGTACATAGTTCTGTTTATTAAAGCTAATCAAAACACAAATGATCCATGTTTTGTTAGAAATGATATAGTAGCTGTGCTTTATAGTAAGGCAAAGCAATGTACTGCTGTTCAGTGATAATCGCATCTTCATCAGAATAGTAGTTACAAACATGCAGTCTCCACATCCATTTCCAAAATCCATATGATTTCTCTGAATGACATGTCTAATAGAAGCTTTTAAAAAGGAGTGGAAAGAGAATATCGTATTTCATTATTCCAAGAAAATATTAACTGTATTGAAGAACCCCTGTGAACATTTCAGAACATTCACCATCCAGTAGGAATTACATTAGATATGAATTGCATTGTTTATTAAGTTAATTGTTGACACAACTGTGTGGTTGTCGAATCTGCCGATGGTAACACTTTAGGACTGTATGACTATTATATCAGAGGCCGATGGAATCAAACATTCCAGAAGAATTAACATAAATAGAGAAACAGGAATGATAATGTTGTCTAGTGAAATAAGTCAAGTTAGGGAAAATAATAGTTATACATACCATTACACagcttttatttataaaatttaaactttatttCTTAATAAAAGTATATCTGGGTATAGTGTTATATACTCTCATGATCTTCACTTTTTCTctttttacattatttatttttattcaagtaCATGTTTGggttttgggtttttttgtatgaattttttttctttatgttgATTTGTACTGCTATTTTTCATGTGActttttatgtagacgaaacgcgcgtctggtgtattaaattataatcctggtacctttgataactatatgtcATGCGTATAGCTTCCAAcgcatgtgatttttttttatcttttagatACTTTTTTCTTTGTGATTGGAGCAAAAAGTTTTAACGTCCACCCGCGTTCATTTACCAATAAAATGCAGGCAACGTCATTCGTCAAACCGAACAATTATTCAGACGCTTCGTAATGTAAAACTAGTTGTATAAACAATTTCTTTCCACTTCAtattctcaaataaaaaaaatcagttattacAAGTTGTCGATAAAAAGAATTATATTGATCAGCTTGTGCTCGTTTGATATTTATGCTGAtcaagtcagtatcaaaaacaaatgaGTCATTATTCTATATGTACtatgagtgccaataaaacaTCTGTTCATGCAATTCTTTTTTGCCTTTCTTTTTTCTGCTTCGAATTCCCAatgacaataacttatgtttttttttcagtatttcagATGGAACACATTTCAGATATtaggtttttttataatttgttcctTTCATTTCCGA
Encoded here:
- the LOC139495101 gene encoding uncharacterized protein, producing the protein MALSVKHVCTICHKNRISKRAVTWCIECEVLFCEDCQKTHSKKRLSDNHKTMSSEDYHNLPAFMQESGSKCRDHEKKYELYCSFHACPCCVQCITDEHQKCQDLKPLSVILKQVKSSASVQLYEKDLKDVKENLETAINYLKTRISNIYTQKTKAVEEIRYTRKSINDYLNKLEQEILNDLESKHSNLKLNMDSLVQQMKQRASQINQMQIQFTKITQYATDLQIYIGLREIEKTTSQTVKYIEDLKSGDHVIEKNLEVNISSALQSFLQDVKSFGDIVINTTSSTLEINAGRKDQAQNSILKVPAIERIEEIKPSFLTKLTIPKDKNSLRMLACRILPNGELIIHDGNKSQLLLFSKDGIFIKAVVSFIHSTVSACFVRKNTVAVTLGRAYLTNLVDIEKNEVIQTVKLSHQCYGVASDGETLVISSRDSKCTRVNLNDMSHTIIRMILNGMERLACISLFQGNIYGTIPFKNKVCCYKSTGEPLWTFQHQDIVRPVGIALDKHGFVYVASRGNNSVVVVSPDGKTCRTILSEADGIKHPRAIDINNETEMMIVSCKISENSNYDTAGVYKI